The Priestia megaterium NBRC 15308 = ATCC 14581 region AAGGGAAGTTATAGTGATGCATGAAGCGTTTAGATTCTTCTACACTTAAACCATCTAAAATTTGCACATCGCCAAGTGCACCTAATGTACAGATGCTAAGCGCTTGAGTTTGTCCACGCGTAAATAATCCAGATCCGTGTGTACGAGGAAGCAAGTTTGTTTCAGAAGAAAGTGGACGAATTTCGTCAATACTACGGCCATCAGGACGCACTTTTTCTTCTGTGATCAAGCGACGCACTTCACTTTTAACAAGCTTCGATAAAATTTCATTCACTTGATTTAGTACTTCTTCTTCTACATCTTGCTCTTCAAATTTTGCAGCTACTGCGCTTTTCACTTCTTTAATCGCATTTTCGCGCGCATGCTTTTCTTGAACTTGAACGGCACGGTTCATGTCACCTTCTGCAATTTCGCGAACTTGACGCTCAAGGTCAGCATCCACAGTATAAAGCGCAACTTCTACTTTTTCTTTGCCTACTGCTGCTACAATTTCTTCTTGGAACGCAATTAATTTTTTAATTTGCTCGTGTCCAAACATAATTGCTTCCAGCATTACTTCTTCCGGTACTTCATCAGCGCCTGCTTCAACCATGTTGATCGCATCTTTTGTACCAGCAACCGTCAGATGAATATCGCTTTTTTCAAGCTCATCTACCGTTGGGTTTACAACAAATTCATTGTCTACACGGCCTACGATTACGCCTGCAATAGGACCTTCAAATGGAATATCAGATACTGATAATGCTAATGAAGAACCGAACATTGCCGCGATTTCTGAAGAACAGTTTTGATCTACGCTCATTACAACGCTGACAACTTGAACTTCGTTTCGGAAACCATCTGCGAATAAAGGACGAATCGGACGGTCGATTAAACGGCTAGCCAAGATTGCTTTTTCACTTGGTCTGCCTTCACGCTTAATGAATCCACCTGGGATTTTACCGACTGCATATAAACGCTCTTCATAGTTTACTGTTAACGGGAAGAAATCTACATTTTTAGGCTCTTTTGAAGCCGTTGCTGTACTTAATACAACTGTGTCTCCATAGCGGATTAATGCTGCGCCATTTGCTTGTTTTGCCAACTGGCCAACTTCAACTTCTAGCTTTCGTCCAGCTAGATCTACGGAGAACACTCGTTTTTCTTGTTCCATATCGACGAGTACCCCTCTCTACATATAAAATATGTATGTAATCAAATGTGATAGTTTTATTATAAACGAAATATCCAAAAACAATAGCTTTTTTCACATTATGTAGCATCTTTAATGTTTCTTAAATGTACATACTAAAAAAGCGGGAATGCTCCCGCTTTCTTCTTATTATCGACGTAAACCAAGTTTGTTGATTAACTCACGATAACGAGTAACGTCTTTGTTACGTAGGTAGTTAAGTAAGTTACGACGTCGACCTACCATTTTTAAAAGACCACGACGTGAATGGTGATCCTTTTTATGAGTACGTAAGTGACCGTTTAGATTGTTAATTTGCTCTGTTAGGACAGCGATTTGAACTTCTGGAGAACCAGTGTCGTTCGCATGAGTTTTGTACTCACTAATGATTTCATTTTTACGCTCTTGTGTGATAGCCATCCTATTCACCTCCTTATTATTAAACCCCAGTTACCGAGCAAAACGTTGGTGAATCGTAATGCCAAGCAATGGTTGTTTTACATACAAGTGTTATGTTACTACTTATTAGAACAAAAAGCAAGTCGTAGCAACTATTTATATATTTTTTTTTATTTCTTATGCTTTTGAATTCCTTCAAAATAAGCAAGGGCTTCTTCCTTGTCCTTTGAGATCTGACCGACAAGCTCTTCGATGCCGCTGAACTTTTTTTCTGAACGAATCATTCGGTGCCATTTCACTGTTACGTGCTGATCGTAGATTTGCTCGTCAAATGATAATAAGTGGACTTCGATTGTTGGCTTTTCTAAATTATCGTGAAAAGTCGGCTTATAGCCCACGTTGCATACTCCTGCATACCACTTGCCATGGAGCTGAAGCTCAACAGCGTACACGCCGATGCGCGGAAGTAAATACTCATCGTCTAAAGCGATGTTAGCAGTCGGAAAACCTATTTGCCTGCCTCGCTTTTCTCCATGAGTCACTGTACCTGACACTTCATAATAGCGCCCAAGCAGCTCTTTTACTCGATGCATGTCTCCATTTGCTAAATTTTCGCGAACGAGCGTTGAACTAATTTTTTCTTCCCCATTTGTTAACTTATCAATTGTTGTTTGAGTGAATTTTGATCGAGAATGAAATGGTAGTATTTCCATTGTTCCTTTACCTAACTTTCCATACGTATAGTCAAATCCAGCTACCACATGCTGCACATTCAGGCCAATAATATACTGATCAACAAACTCTTGAGGCAATAGTGCTGCAAACTGTTTATCAAAATGAACGATATATAAAAAGTCAATTCCCATTTCCTCAATGAGTTTCTTTTTTTCTTGAAGTGGTGTGATCATATCAATGTGCTGCACGTTGCGCCCAAGCACCACAGAAGGGTGAGGAGTAAACGTCATCACAGCACTAGCTATGCCTTTTTCATCGGCTAACTGTTTTGCTGAATTTATCACTTGCTGATGCCCTAAATGCACACCATCAAAATAACCAAGTGCTAACACTGATTGTTGAACAGCTTCTCGTTGAAAGTGGTGTGGATGTCGAATTTCAATCGTTTCCAAAACACAGTTCACCTTTTCCCTAACCGGTCTAGTCGATTGCCAACACTTTAACCGGCTTCATTAAATGTTTTTTCGTTGGGTGCTGAGCATAAATTGCTAAGCACTTGCCTGCAGAATTTATCATTAAAAAGAATGGTTCCTTTTTTAACTCTTCATCTTCTGTGCACGGCAATACCGCGCCATTTTTCACTTTCTCTGCTAATGTATCACTAATTTGAAGTTTCGGCAAATGATTAAGAGCTTCTTCGATCGAATGCAGTTTCTCATTGATCGTTTCTTCTTCTACCGCCCGTTCAATATCTTCAAATGTCACACAATCTTCCAGTGAAAACTGCCCTGAACCCGTTCGCTGCAAATAAGACATATGAGACGGATAGCCAAGTGCTTCTCCAATCATCACAGCAAGCGTTCGCACATATGTACCTTTGCTGCACGTTACGCGGAATTTGAAGGAAATTTGTTCTCCCTCAAATGCAGCGCGATCGTCTAGCAGTTCAAAGTTATAGATATGAATGGTTCTAACAGGGCGCTCTACTTCGATTCCTTGCCTTGCATATTCATATAGCTTTTTACCTTTGACTTTTACCGCGGAGTACATTGGAGGCACTTGCTGAAGTTCTCCTGTCATCGAAGACAGCACTTCTTCGATTTGAGCACGTGAAAAAGAATCCACTACTTTCTTTTCTTCTACAACCTCTCCGGAAGAATCTTCTGTTGTTGTAGAAAATCCGAGTGTAACTTCTCCTTCATAGGTTTTAGTAGCTCCTGTTAGATACTCTACAATTTTGGTAGCTCTACCGATACAAATAGGCAATACCCCTGTAACGTCTGGGTCTAATGTGCCTGTATGCCCTACTTTTTTAGTGCGAAGCAGCTTTCGGACTTTAAACACACAGTCGTGCGAAGTCAGGCCAGCTGGTTTATGTAAAATTAAAACACCGTCCACTCATTCTTCATCTCCTTTTCATTTAAAAAAGGGTGTCTCAGAAGCAAAAACCACTTTTGAGACACCCTTTTTTGTTTCTACATTCACTGATCTTATTCGTTCTCTTGATGGTCATCGCTTTCTTTTTTAATTTCATGAAGCAATGATTCAATTCGATTACCATAATCAATTGATTCATCAAACTCAAACGTAATTTCAGGTGTTTTACGTAAGCGAATGCGCTGACCGATTTCTGAGCGGATAAATCCTTTTGCTTTCGCAAGGCCTTTTAACGTATTCTCACGCTGTTCAGCATCTCCTAAAACAGAGATATACACTTTCGCTTGCTGTAAATCGCCTGATACTTGAACATCTGTTACAGTCACAAAACCGATGCGCGGATCCTTGATTTTACGATTTAAAATCTCGCCCATCTCTTTTTTCATTTGTTCTCCGACTCTAGTTGCTCTTATGTTCATCTGTGTCACCCCTTTTATAACCAATCAAAAGTTGTAATGGTACGTTCAATCTCTGGAAAAGAATCAATCAAGCTTAGCGCTTTTTGCAGTTCTTGTTCCGTTGTGACACGGCTAGATGAGACTGCGACAATGCTAATTTTTGTTCGTTGCCACACATCTTGAAAATCAGTTTCTGAAACTGATACGTTAAACCGCTGCTTCAAGCGCATCAAGATGCGCTGAAGCACGGCACGTTTTTCTTTAAGAGAAGCAGCATTGTAAATTAAGCATTCACACTCCACTAGTCCAATCATTTAGGATCAATTTGCTCCATTACATATGCTTCAATAATATCTCCTTCTTTAATATCATTGAAGTTTTTAATTGTAATACCACACTCATATCCTTGAGCGACTTCTTTTGCATCGTCTTTAAAGCGTTTTAGCACATCTACTTCACCTTCAAAGATAACAATTCCGTCACGGATTAAACGAATTCCACTGTTACGTGTAATTTTACCGTCCGTTACGTAACTTCCTGCGATTGTACCAACTTTTGATACTTTGAATGTTTGACGTACTTCCACTTGACCGATGATTTTTTCAGCAAACTCAGGATCAAGCATTCCTTTCATCGCAGATTCAATTTCTTCAATTACTTTATAAATAATGCGGTGAAGACGAATATCTACGTTTTCTACGTCAGCTGTACGTTTTGCTCCAGCATCCGGACGCACGTTAAAGCCGATAACGATTGCGTTAGAAGCAGTTGCAAGAATGATATCAGATTCTGTAATCGCACCTACACCCGTATGGATAATACGAACATTTACACCCTCTACATCAATCTTTTGAAGAGCAGCAGCCAATGCTTCTACAGAACCTTGTACGTCTGCTTTTACGATAAGGTTTAAGTCTTTCATTTCACCTTGTTTAATTTTTTCAAATAAATCATCTAAGCTTACGCGAGATTTTTCACCGCGCTGTTGTTCAAGCTGCTTTTGAGCACGAGCTTCTCCGATTTGACGAGCTGTTTTCTCATCTTCAAACACTAAGAAACGATCTCCAGCTAACGGAACTTCGTTTAAGCCAGTAATCTCAACCGGAGTAGATGGTCCTACTTCCTTCACACGGCGGCCAATATCATTTACCATTGCGCGAACGCGGCCAAACGTATTTCCGACTACGATTGGATCACCTACGCGTAGTGTACCAGTTTGAACAAGAAGCGTTGCTACAGACCCACGGCCTTTATCTAGCTGTGCTTCTACAACTGTACCTGCTGCACGACGGTTAGGATTTGCTTTTAACTCTTCTACTTCACTTACAAGTAAAATCATTTCAAGCAATTGATCGATCCCTTCACCTGAAATGGCTGAAAGCTTACAGAAGATTGTTTCTCCGCCCCACTCTTCAGCTACAAGGCCGTGCTCCATTAGTTCTTGCATCACGCGATCTGGATTTGCTGCTTCTTTATCCATTTTGTTAACCGCAACAATAATTGGCACTTCTGCCGCTTTTGCATGGTTAATCGCTTCAATTGTTTGAGGCATTACACCATCGTCTGCTGCAACAACAAGGATTGTAATATCCGTTACTTGCGCACCGCGAGCACGCATCGTTGTAAATGCAGCATGCCCTGGTGTATCAAGGAATGTAATTTTCTTTTCATCAACCACAACTTGATAAGCACCGATATGCTGCGTGATACCGCCTGCTTCTGCAGCCGTTACTTTTGTGTTACGGATAGAGTCAAGAAGCGTCGTTTTACCGTGGTCAACGTGACCCATGATTGTAACAACTGGAGGACGCACTTGAAGATCTTTTTCGTCATCAATGATTTCTAATGATTCAAAAGCAGTGTCATCTACTACTACTTCTTCTTCAACTTCTACACCGTATTCTCCGGCAATTAGTTCGATAGAATCTTTATCTAACTCTTGGTTAATTGTTGCCATTACACCAAGCATAAATAATTTTTTAATAATTTCAGAAGGCTCTTTGCCTAATTCTTTTGCTAACTCAGAAACCGTTAAGCTTCCGACAAACGTTACTTTTTCCGGTAACTCTTTTGCAGCTGCTGGAGCTGGTCTACCTTTTGGTGCCTGTGACTTTTGTGCCTGTGGCTTTTTGTTACCTTTATTGTTTCCTTTGTTAGCTGTTGATTTTGTATTTTTATTCAATACTTTCACCCCCATAAAATTAACCGAGCATCGTTGCTAGCTTTTTAGCAAATCCCTCGTCCATAACGGCTACCACAACTCGAGCATCTTTACCAATCGCTTGACCTAGCGTGTAGCGATCGGGAACGATTTTAACCGAAACGTTATAGTAAGAACATTTATCCGTTACTTTTTTCTTTGTGTTTTCAGACGCATCGCTTGCTAAAAGTACTAACTTTGCTTTTTGTTTCCGAACTTCTCTAACCACAAGTTCTTCTCCAGAAATCAATTTGCGTGCACGGTTTGCAAGCCCTAAAAAGGAGATCCATTGTTCATTCATTAGCGTGACTGTTTCTCCTTTTCTACAAGCGCTAGCAACTCTTCATAAACCGCTTCATCTATTGACGCGCCTAAATGTGTCGAAAGCACATTTTTCTTTTTTGCCAATAAAATTGCTTCTTTATCCTTGCTTACATAAGCTCCGCGCCCGGACTTTTTACCCGTTACATCAACTGAAACGTCGCCTTCTTTTGAGCGCACAACGCGTACTAGCTCTTTTTTAGGCTTCATTTCTCCAGTGGCCACACATTTTCGCATCGGGACTTTTTTACGATTGTTCACCTTGGCTCACCTCTTATTCCATATCTTCATCTGAATCAAATGCATGTTGACTTACTAGCATATCATCGCTGTTTTTTACAACCATACCTTCTTGTTCAGCTTCTGATTGACTTTTAATATCAATTTTCCAGCCTGTCAGCTTAGCAGCTAGACGTGCATTTTGTCCACGTTTACCAATTGCAAGTGACAGCTGATAGTCAGGAACGATAACAGTTGTTGCTTTTTCATTTTCATCTACAATCACATCTACTACCTTAGATGGACTTAAAGCGTTGGCAACAAATTCAACTGGATCATTTGACCAGCGAACAATGTCAATTTTTTCACCTTTTAGTTCATTTACAACAGCCTGTACGCGCTGACCTTTTGGCCCAACACAAGAACCGACCGGATCTACTTCAGCATACTCAGAATGAACAGAGATTTTTGAACGGTCTCCAGCTTCGCGAGCTACTGATTTTAATTCAACTGTACCGTCATAGATTTCCGGTACTTCTTTTTCAAAAAGACGTTTTAAAAGACCTGGGTGCGTACGTGAAACATAGATTTGCGGGCCTTTTGTTGTTTTTTCTACTTTCGTAATATACACTTTAATACGATCATGAGGTTTATACTGCTCATTTGGCATTTGCTCGCTTTGAGGAAGCAATGCTTCAATTTTGCCAAGGCTCACATAGATGAAGCGAGAATCTTGACGCTGAACAATACCTGTCATAATATCTTCTTCGCGATCGCTGAACTCTGAATAGATAACGCCTCGTTCCGCCTCACGAACACGCTGTGTAACAACTTGTTTTGCTGTTTGAGCCGCGATGCGTCCAAAGTCTTTTGGCGTTACTTCGATTTCAACCACATCGTCTAGTTGGAAGTTAGGGTTGATTGTTTGTGCTTCTTCAACCGAAATTTCCAGGCGTGGATCATATACTTCATCAACCACATCTTTGCGAGCAAACACGCGCATTGAACCTCTTTCTAAATTTAAATCAACGCGTACGTTTTGCGCTTGGTTAAAGTTGCGTTTGTAAGCAGAAATTAGCGCTGCTTCAATTGCTTCAATAATTACATCTTTGCTAATGCCTTTCTCTTTTTCAAGAATGACTAAGGCATCAAATAACTCACTGCTCATCGTTGGATAATCCCCCTTTAATATTGGCCCCTACACATTAAAATACAATCGCTAATCGAGCAAAAGCGACTTTGTCATATGGTAAAACCACCGTTTTTGTGCGTGTTTTGATACGAATAGATAATGTGACAGTTTCTCCGTCAAATGATTGTAATTCGCCTTCAAATTCTTTTGCACCTTCAATTGGTTCATATGTTTTTATGTATACATGCTTACCAATTGCACGTTCAAAATCTTTATCTTTTTTTAATGGGCGTTCCGCACCAGGCGATGATACTTCTAAAAAATAGTTATGAGGGATTGGATCTACTGCATCCATTTTCTCACTCAATTTTTCACTTACTGCTCCGCAGTCTTCGATATCCACGCCGGTATCAGAATCGATAAACACACGTAAAAACCAATCTTTTCCTTCTTTTACGTATTCAATTTCAACAAGCTCTAAATTCATTTCCTCTAAGATAGGGGAAACCATTTCTTCCACTGTTTGTTTTACATTTTTACTCATTCTAATCCTCCCTTCGAGACATTGCATGGTATGTTTAGGTTACGCGTTTTTTATGTCTCTTATATCAAAAAAGAGTGGTTTATTTGCTATTTTTATTTTGCACTCTATAAGAGGTCTAACCTACTAGAGTGGAAATGTTGTCATTTGTGTTGCAGGATTTTAAACGTCACATAATAAATCAATCATGGTGATTGAAAATCTACAGAAAAAACGAATCATGCTAGAAGCCGATTCGTTCTCCATACTACTTACTATGTCAGTAAGTTCATATCAATAAGAAAGAGCGGGTTTCCCCACTCTTTCTCGTCCGTATCCTTAGCATTTCCACAATTACTATATCATAACCGCTTATTTTATGCAAATGTTAGAAAAGAGAAAGCTGGTTCTGATCAGGTAATGATTCAAGGCATCCATGGTTGTCTAGATACTCTAAAATCGTCTTCGATACTTTGCCTCGCTGCTGCAAGTCTTCTTTCGATAAAAACTCTCCCGTTTCACGAGCTTTTACAATGTTCAGCGCTGCATTTGTGCCAAGACCGGGAATGGCATTAAACGGTGGAACTAAAGACGTGCCGTCAATTAAAAATTCGTCTGCGCTAGATTCATATAAATCTACTTTTTTAAATGAATAGCCTCGTTCGCACATTTCTAAAGAAAGCTCAAGCACCGTTAATAAGTTTTTCTCTTTAGGAGATGCATCTAAACCTTTGGCATTGATTTCTTCCATCTTCGCTCGAATGGCAGTTGACCCTTTGATCATCGTATCAATATCAAAGTCATCTGCACGAACCGTAAAGTATGCTGCGTAATAAAGAAGCGCGTGGTGCACTTTGAAATAAGCAATACGCACGGCCATCAATACATAAGCAGCCGCATGGGCTTTAGGGAACATATACTTAATCTTTTTACAAGAATCAATATACCAGTCCGGAACACCATTTTTGATCATTTCCTCTTCAAATTCAGGTGTTAGCCCTTTCCCTTTACGTACAGACTCCATAATTTTAAAGGCAAGTGAAGGTTCAAGACCTTGATAAATCAGATAAACCATGATGTCATCACGACAGCCGATTACTTCACTTAAGTTGCAAATATCATTGCGAATTAGCTCCTGTGCATTACCAAGCCATACGTCCGTCCCGTGCGACAGTCCCGAGATTTGAACAAGCTCTGAAAACGTCGTTGGCTTCGTATCTTCTAACATTTGACGCACAAAGCGCGTTCCAAATTCAGGTATGCCAAGCGTTCCTGTTTTACACATAATTTGCTCTTCTGTTACGCCAAGTGATTCCGTTCCACTAAAAATTTTCATCACTTCAGGATCATCCGTCGGAATCGTTTTTGGATCAATTCCACTTAAATCTTGAAGCATGCGAATCACGGTCGGATCATCGTGTCCGAGTATATCAAGTTTTAATAAATTATCATGAATCGAATGGAAGTCAAAATGAGTTGTTCTCCACTCGGAATTACGGTCATCAGCTGGAAACTGGATCGGTGAAAAATCGAAGATATCCATATAGTCCGGCACAACGATAATCCCCCCTGGATGCTGACCCGTTGTACGTTTTACGCCCGTACATCCTGCTACTAAACGATCCACTTCTGCGTTTCGTAAATGTAAATCACGGTCACCGGCATAGCCTTTTACATAGCCATAAGCTGTTTTTTCGGCTACTGTACCGATTGTTCCCGCGCGATATACATTATCTTCTCCAAACAGTACTTTTGTATAGTTGTGAGCTCGCGGCTGATACTCTCCGGAGAAGTTCAAATCGATATCGGGAACTTTGTCTCCTTTGAATCCTAAGAACGTTTCAAACGGAATATCGTGTCCATCTTTAATAAATGGTACGCCACAATCGTCGCAGCTTTTGTCCGGCAAGTCGAATCCGGAACCAACGGAACCGTCATTAAAAAACTCGGATTTCTTACATTTTGGACAAACATAATGCGGCGGCAGTGGATTTACTTCTGTAATTTCCGTCATCGTCGCAACGAATGAAGACCCTACGGAACCACGTGAACCAACTAAGTAACCATCATTCAACGATTTTTTAACGAGTTTATGCGAGATCAAGTAAATAACGGCAAACCCGTGGCCGATAATACTTTTCAACTCTTTCTCTAGACGGGCTTCTACTACTTCAGGCAGCTCTTCACCGTAGATGCTGCGTGCCATCGCATAGCTCATTTCACGCATTTCTTCGTCTGCACCTTCAATTTTTGGCGTATATAAATCATCTTTAATTGGTTTAATATCGTCAATCATATCCGCTATTTTTTGCGTATTATGAACAACAATTTCTTTCGCTTTGTTCCCGTCTAAAAATGAAAAACAATTCAGCATCTCATCCGTTGATCTAAAATGAACATCCGGCAGCTGATGACGGTTTAACGGGTTAGCCCCGCCTTGTGAACCAATTAAAATTTTTCGGTAAATTTTGTCTTCCGGATTGAGATAGTGAACATTTCCTGTTGCTACAACCGGCTTTCCAAGCTTTTCACCAAGCTTCACAATATTGCTGATAATATCTTTTAAGGCTTTCTCATCCCGCACTAAATCCAGTTCAATTAAGTGCTTGTAGTTGTCAGGGGGCTGCACTTCGATGTAATCATAAAATTCAGCTGCTCCTTCTACTTCATCAATTCCTTTTTGCATCATGCCTTCGAATACTTCGCCTCGGTCACATGCGGTTCCAATCAAGATGCCTTCTCGATATTTATCGAGCTGAGATCTTGGAATTCGCGGAACTCGATAAAAGTAATTTAAATGAGAAATCGAAACGAGTTTAAATAGATTTTTTAAACCTACGTCGTTTTGTGCTAAAAGCGTGGCATGATAAGGACGGGCCCGCTGATATGCATTCCCTTCTCCCATATAATCATTTAAGCGATCGTGCATCGTAATTTCGCGTTCAAATGCATCTTTCAGCATTTTATTTAACAAATAGCCAGTTGTTTCCGCATCGTAAATCGCGCGGTGATGCTGCACAAGTTCAATATCAAACTTTTTAGCAAGAGTATTTAAACGATGGTTTTTCATATGCGGATACAAAAATCTTCCGAGTTCAAGCGTATCAATAACGCCGTTAGCTGCTTTTTCTAATCCGATTTTTTGCAGTCCCATATTTAAAAATCCCATATCAAAGCTTGCATTATGAGCGACTAAAATACTGTCGCCCATCCACTCGTGAAAATCCCGAAGTACTTCTGAGATTTCAGGCGCATTTTGGACCATATCATCTGTAATACCCGTCAGCTCAATTGTTGTTGCAGACAGAGGATGATGAGGATTTGCAAATCGTTCAAATCGATCGATGATTTCGCCTTCTTTCATCTTCACGGCAGCAAGTTCAATAATGGTATCGTATACGGCTGACAAACCGGTTGTTTCGACGTCAAATACGACGTAAGTTGCTTCTGTCAAATCCACATGCTGCGGATTATAGGCAATCGGCACGCCGTCGTCTACTAAATTGACTTCCACTCCGTACAGTATTTTAATGCCGTTCTTTTTCCCGGCTCCATACGCTTCAGGAAACGACTGTGCAACCGCGTGATCAGTTATCGCTACAGCCGGATGTCCCCATTTTTTGGCTTGTCCGACTAAAGCTCCAACAGATGAAACGGCATCCATTTGACTCATTGGCGTATGCAAGTGAAGTTCCACACGCTTTTCATCTTCAGGCGCTGTATCCTGTCTAGCGGGACCGGTAATCTCGTTAACATCATTTCCAATCATAACTAGATCACGAACAAATGTATCGTTTTGTACACTTCCGCGAACCTTCACCCACATTCCTTTTTTAATCGCTTGAAGTAAAGGAATATCTTCTTTATCACGCGAAAACATTTTAACCATAATAGAGTTTGTATAATCTGTCACTTTAAAAATAAGAAGCGTACGTCCGCTTCGTAATTCTCTCGTTTCTGCATCAAATACGTAGCCTTCAACGGCAATTCGCTTTTCTTCATCCACAATGGAATCCAGGCGAACCGTCTCGTCTTTAATCGTATATCCAATTGTAAGCGGACCTTTTGGTAGGTCTGGTCCATCACTTTTTTCATTTTCTTTATTTTGCATTTCTGTGATGGCTTGTAATACTTTTTCTGTATCTTCTTGTTTTCGTTGCTCTACAAACTGCTGAAATGCTTCTTCTGAATGTACAACTTCCGTCATTAGCTGAAGGTTCGGAAACCCATAGGACGCATACTGATCAGCAATTAACTGACTATACTTTTTACGTAAAGCCGTTCCTTCTGCATCATGTCGTGCGTTCACAATCAATTTGGCACCGTTCAATCTCGGCATTTGATCTTGTAAAAGCGACTGTAAAAGGGGAGATATGCCCTGCATTTCTCCAATACAATGCTTCCAATATGACTGTACATGCTCTTCCGTACATTCTTTATTAACGGTTTGAATAGAAAAAGAAACACTCGCAATATGAGAAAAAGCTGAAGAAATGCGAGCATGGAATAACTCATAAATCTCAAAAGGTAATAACCCTTCTAAAGA contains the following coding sequences:
- a CDS encoding PolC-type DNA polymerase III, translated to MEAQTLGKKERFKLLLQQLELTSDQIVPYFENAAIEKLVIQKEQKKWHFHFSLEGLLPFEIYELFHARISSAFSHIASVSFSIQTVNKECTEEHVQSYWKHCIGEMQGISPLLQSLLQDQMPRLNGAKLIVNARHDAEGTALRKKYSQLIADQYASYGFPNLQLMTEVVHSEEAFQQFVEQRKQEDTEKVLQAITEMQNKENEKSDGPDLPKGPLTIGYTIKDETVRLDSIVDEEKRIAVEGYVFDAETRELRSGRTLLIFKVTDYTNSIMVKMFSRDKEDIPLLQAIKKGMWVKVRGSVQNDTFVRDLVMIGNDVNEITGPARQDTAPEDEKRVELHLHTPMSQMDAVSSVGALVGQAKKWGHPAVAITDHAVAQSFPEAYGAGKKNGIKILYGVEVNLVDDGVPIAYNPQHVDLTEATYVVFDVETTGLSAVYDTIIELAAVKMKEGEIIDRFERFANPHHPLSATTIELTGITDDMVQNAPEISEVLRDFHEWMGDSILVAHNASFDMGFLNMGLQKIGLEKAANGVIDTLELGRFLYPHMKNHRLNTLAKKFDIELVQHHRAIYDAETTGYLLNKMLKDAFEREITMHDRLNDYMGEGNAYQRARPYHATLLAQNDVGLKNLFKLVSISHLNYFYRVPRIPRSQLDKYREGILIGTACDRGEVFEGMMQKGIDEVEGAAEFYDYIEVQPPDNYKHLIELDLVRDEKALKDIISNIVKLGEKLGKPVVATGNVHYLNPEDKIYRKILIGSQGGANPLNRHQLPDVHFRSTDEMLNCFSFLDGNKAKEIVVHNTQKIADMIDDIKPIKDDLYTPKIEGADEEMREMSYAMARSIYGEELPEVVEARLEKELKSIIGHGFAVIYLISHKLVKKSLNDGYLVGSRGSVGSSFVATMTEITEVNPLPPHYVCPKCKKSEFFNDGSVGSGFDLPDKSCDDCGVPFIKDGHDIPFETFLGFKGDKVPDIDLNFSGEYQPRAHNYTKVLFGEDNVYRAGTIGTVAEKTAYGYVKGYAGDRDLHLRNAEVDRLVAGCTGVKRTTGQHPGGIIVVPDYMDIFDFSPIQFPADDRNSEWRTTHFDFHSIHDNLLKLDILGHDDPTVIRMLQDLSGIDPKTIPTDDPEVMKIFSGTESLGVTEEQIMCKTGTLGIPEFGTRFVRQMLEDTKPTTFSELVQISGLSHGTDVWLGNAQELIRNDICNLSEVIGCRDDIMVYLIYQGLEPSLAFKIMESVRKGKGLTPEFEEEMIKNGVPDWYIDSCKKIKYMFPKAHAAAYVLMAVRIAYFKVHHALLYYAAYFTVRADDFDIDTMIKGSTAIRAKMEEINAKGLDASPKEKNLLTVLELSLEMCERGYSFKKVDLYESSADEFLIDGTSLVPPFNAIPGLGTNAALNIVKARETGEFLSKEDLQQRGKVSKTILEYLDNHGCLESLPDQNQLSLF